taaagaaaaaagaatctaacttaattcaaccattaaaacaattaaaaatgatcataaaaataaatgattcaaCCTAAAATGAtctgaaatgaaaatttcaaaaatacccAACTGAAAAGAAAATCCAATAAACAAGCTTGTTAGTTTGATGAAGGGCTGTCTTGGGACAATAAGACTGAAGGAGGAGGAAAGGCGTTTGTTAGTTTGAAATGCAGTGATGGGCAGCTACAAACAAGAAAGATCAAAGCTTGTTGCTGGGCCAAGCATATCGGAAGATGAAACAGGTTCAATGGACCGACAAAGGTGGATCCAATAAATCGTACCATGTCACTTGTCAGTCGCTCACTgcaataaataatagaaagtgCCGAAAAACATGTGGAAGGGGTCCCATAGCCCACGCGATttgtcagaaaaaaaaaaaaacaaatcatttgTAAATTGTGATACACTTTCATAGTAGATTAGTGTGCCCCCTTCGATACAGATTAGAAACTTCCTATACCTGCCACGTAATCCCGACAACACGTCACCGGAGCATCTCTTGGTCGGTCCCACTCATTATCTTGCTGAGCTGCTAATCCCAGATCTATCACGTTTTTCATTGCTTCAGCTATTAAAGTCGGACCTGTTTCACACTTCACTTCATGAAGTACCAGCACCTTTCTTTGGAAAAGAAATCCCCACTCAAAGTTTtcgttctttttttctttgtttcaaattttcaatcaaaggTTGACAACCCAGATTGAGATTGAAGCTAATTCATCAAAGGATGTCATGTAGCGTAGTTAAAGATTGAGTATTGGGGATGTTTCCAGGGGGGGAGTGAGGAAATATTGTTAGAAATGAAGTCAAGAAAAAGGGTTCCAATGAAGGTATGGTTAACTGCTCAAAGATCAACAGGTCTCCTTGTGGGTGGAAATCACACATCCTCCAGGTTTTGCACTCGCTAAATTTGGTTTCTTGCTATGTGTTGGCTTCAAATTTCTCTTGGTTTCtcatattttgatattggaTCTTCCTTGCTACTACTTAAGAGTTTCAAAGTGTTAAAAAAGACAATGGATTTTAAGACCTTTAACTTGATGATATTTCATGGGTCTTTAGGGAGGCGTGTGCTTTTACGCGCTCTCATGGTTGCTGCTGCTTTGTCGGTTGTTCCTTTGCTGCAAATCATCTCTGGTGCCGGTCCAGATATATTGTATACCCTTTCTGCTTCGGCAAGCTGTGCCATTGGAACCGGTTCTCCAACCTCAACTATATTCTCTGGCAAATTTTTGTTCTCCAAAGTTTGGAGTTCATTTGGACCGGTTCAATGCGAGGAAAACAAGAACTTGACAACCAGCGTGGTTAAAGAGCTAATGGAAAAGCAAATTTTGAGTTACAATGCAAAAGCTCTTTGTGTGGGTGAAGGCTCAATGTCAGCTGTTAGGGCATTGAAAGACTTGGGATTCAGTGATGTTACTGGGGCCTATAGGCACCCTTGTTTCTCTCTGAAGCATAAGAAATTTGTTTATGAGCTTGATTATGAGGACAATTCTTATGATTTTGTGATATCTAGGGACTTAGATAAGGTTTCAGCCCCTGCTATGCTGGTGCTTGAGGTTGAACGTGTTCTTACTCCTGGTGGGATAGGGTCCATGCTTGTTGGTCGTAGTGGTAGCTTGATCAGGTCTGTAACTCCAGTTTCTTCCTTATTGAAAGCTTCCAGTGTTGTTCATGTTGATTATGTGAATGGCTTCGCATTGATCGTATTCAAGAAGAAACTCAAAAACGGCACTTACTTCGAGCAGTATCAGCTACCAGCCGATTGTCGGTCTATGGCAAACACCAAACCTATGTTGGATAACATTGAGCCTCTTTTGGAGAAGAGGCCAGTTGGATTTGAGAAAACTATTGCTTATTTGCCTGAATTTGTTAACATTTCTCATAAGCAACGTTTGGTGTATATTGATGTTGGGGCAAGTGAGCATTTGAACTCTAACGTTACAGATTGGTTCTTGCCATCTTATCCCGTGGATCGAAAAGCATTCCATGTGTATTTCATCGATCACAATACTTCAGTGATGCTATCCTATGTCAACAAGCCTGGTATCAACTTTGTTTATTATCCTAGCCTTGCTGGAAATAGAGCTACATCCAATTCTAAGGCTTTCATTGGTTCTGATGATTCCGATCCGTATGTTGAAGACGAAGGATTCGACTTCCTTCTTTGGATTAAAGAAACGGTGCAAAATGCAGACTTTGTGGTTCTGAAGATGAATGCAGGG
The nucleotide sequence above comes from Gossypium raimondii isolate GPD5lz chromosome 13, ASM2569854v1, whole genome shotgun sequence. Encoded proteins:
- the LOC105782446 gene encoding uncharacterized protein LOC105782446, with translation MVAAALSVVPLLQIISGAGPDILYTLSASASCAIGTGSPTSTIFSGKFLFSKVWSSFGPVQCEENKNLTTSVVKELMEKQILSYNAKALCVGEGSMSAVRALKDLGFSDVTGAYRHPCFSLKHKKFVYELDYEDNSYDFVISRDLDKVSAPAMLVLEVERVLTPGGIGSMLVGRSGSLIRSVTPVSSLLKASSVVHVDYVNGFALIVFKKKLKNGTYFEQYQLPADCRSMANTKPMLDNIEPLLEKRPVGFEKTIAYLPEFVNISHKQRLVYIDVGASEHLNSNVTDWFLPSYPVDRKAFHVYFIDHNTSVMLSYVNKPGINFVYYPSLAGNRATSNSKAFIGSDDSDPYVEDEGFDFLLWIKETVQNADFVVLKMNAGEVELKILSDLFESGTICSIDELFLHCSNRAVNRDWMDLFKSLRGTGVYVHQWWGDQ